Proteins encoded together in one Streptomyces sp. NA04227 window:
- a CDS encoding DUF4232 domain-containing protein, which translates to MKKYTRLSALAALGVAAALSLTACGDDSGKDSSSKGSSSSSSSSSNSDAKSDGDVQPEGGSSSDGSQAGGNEQPGSGDGADSADGATETGGKVKFCKTEDLAIDARDASPDEESGRIDITMINRGSTTCSATGFAGVDIKDADNTSNPIGRGNAQPRITTLKPGDAAVFNLAYDIDSSGDSLADPTNILVTPPNETHSVTLEWPAGAGDIKGAYTDVEVYPTHTTE; encoded by the coding sequence GTGAAGAAGTACACCCGCCTCTCCGCTCTCGCCGCCCTCGGCGTCGCCGCCGCCCTCTCGCTCACTGCCTGTGGCGACGACTCCGGGAAGGACTCGTCCTCCAAGGGGTCCTCGTCCTCGTCTTCCTCGTCCTCGAACAGTGACGCGAAGTCGGACGGTGACGTGCAGCCGGAGGGCGGCTCCAGCTCCGACGGCTCGCAGGCCGGTGGCAATGAGCAGCCGGGCTCCGGCGACGGCGCCGACTCCGCGGACGGCGCGACGGAGACCGGTGGCAAGGTCAAGTTCTGCAAGACGGAGGACCTGGCCATCGATGCCAGGGACGCCTCGCCCGACGAGGAGTCCGGCAGGATTGACATCACCATGATCAACCGGGGTTCGACCACCTGCTCGGCGACGGGCTTCGCGGGCGTGGACATCAAGGACGCCGACAACACCTCGAACCCCATCGGGCGCGGCAACGCCCAGCCGCGCATCACCACCCTGAAGCCCGGCGACGCCGCCGTTTTCAACCTCGCCTACGACATCGACAGCTCCGGCGACAGCCTCGCGGACCCGACCAACATCCTGGTGACGCCCCCGAACGAGACCCACAGCGTGACCCTGGAGTGGCCCGCGGGCGCAGGGGACATCAAGGGCGCGTACACCGACGTCGAGGTCTACCCCACGCACACGACCGAGTAA